A DNA window from Amycolatopsis sp. DSM 110486 contains the following coding sequences:
- the rhaI gene encoding L-rhamnose isomerase, producing the protein MIDLPDLTAVKSALRAQRIETPSWAFANSGTRFKVFTQAGVPRTPEEKITDAATVHRFTGVAPTVALHIPWDRVDDFAALRSYAEDLGVGIGAINTNVFQDNDYKLGSVTNPDPGIRRKATDHLLEAISIMDATGSRDLKLWFSDGLNYPGQDDLRDRQDRLAAALREAYDRLGDDQRMLLEYKLFEPAFYATDVPDWGTSYAHCIELGEKATVCIDTGHHAPGTNIEFIVAFLLRAGKLGAFDFNSRFYADDDLMAGAADPFQLFRILYEIVRGDALDPAYGINFMLDQCHNIEAKIPAIIRSVMNVQEATAKALLVDRPALRVAQQSGDVLGANAVLMDAYNTDVRPLLAEIREDAGLDPDPVAAYHRSGYQQKIEAERADGQQAGWGA; encoded by the coding sequence CTCTGCGGGCGCAGCGGATCGAGACCCCCTCGTGGGCGTTCGCCAACTCCGGCACCCGGTTCAAGGTCTTCACCCAGGCGGGGGTTCCCCGCACGCCCGAGGAGAAGATCACCGACGCGGCCACCGTGCACCGCTTCACCGGAGTCGCGCCGACCGTCGCGTTGCACATTCCGTGGGACCGGGTCGACGACTTCGCCGCGCTGCGTTCTTATGCCGAGGACCTCGGTGTGGGGATCGGCGCCATCAACACCAACGTGTTCCAGGACAACGACTACAAGCTCGGCTCGGTCACGAACCCCGACCCGGGCATCCGGCGCAAGGCGACCGACCACCTGCTCGAGGCGATCTCCATCATGGACGCCACGGGCTCGCGCGATCTGAAGCTGTGGTTCTCCGACGGCCTCAACTACCCGGGCCAGGACGACCTGCGCGACCGCCAGGACCGCCTCGCTGCCGCGTTGCGCGAGGCGTATGACCGCCTGGGCGACGACCAGCGGATGCTCTTGGAGTACAAGCTGTTCGAGCCCGCCTTCTACGCCACCGACGTCCCCGACTGGGGGACCTCCTACGCCCACTGCATCGAGCTGGGTGAGAAGGCGACGGTGTGCATCGACACCGGCCACCACGCGCCGGGCACGAACATCGAGTTCATCGTCGCGTTCCTGCTGCGGGCCGGGAAGCTCGGCGCGTTCGACTTCAACTCGCGTTTCTACGCCGACGACGACCTGATGGCCGGCGCCGCGGACCCGTTCCAGCTTTTCCGGATCCTGTACGAGATCGTGCGCGGCGACGCGCTGGACCCGGCCTACGGCATCAACTTCATGCTCGACCAGTGCCACAACATCGAGGCGAAGATCCCCGCGATCATCCGCTCGGTGATGAACGTGCAGGAAGCCACGGCCAAGGCCCTGCTCGTGGACCGGCCCGCTCTGCGCGTGGCCCAGCAGTCCGGCGACGTGCTCGGCGCCAACGCCGTGCTGATGGACGCCTACAACACCGACGTGCGGCCACTGCTGGCCGAGATCCGCGAGGACGCCGGGCTGGACCCGGACCCGGTCGCCGCCTACCACCGCAGCGGCTACCAGCAGAAGATCGAGGCCGAGCGTGCCGACGGGCAGCAGGCCGGATGGGGAGCATGA
- a CDS encoding (Fe-S)-binding protein: MKVAVLVTCINDTMFPDTGKAVFRLLRRLGVEADFPEAQTCCGQPMVNTGYLDEAVPVVRAFTDAFAGYDYIVTPSGSCAGSARHQHRMVARRAGEPRLAETGPKTYELSEFLVDVLGVTDVGAYFPHRVTYHPTCHSLRMLGVGDKPLQLLRNVRGLDLVELPAAEECCGFGGTFAVKNAETSTAMGADKARHVRDTDAEVLVAGDNSCLLHIGGLLSRERSGVRVLHLADVLASTEEDA, encoded by the coding sequence GTGAAGGTCGCCGTGCTCGTGACGTGCATCAACGACACGATGTTCCCCGACACCGGCAAGGCGGTGTTCCGGCTGCTGCGGCGCCTCGGCGTCGAGGCGGACTTCCCGGAGGCGCAGACCTGTTGTGGGCAGCCGATGGTCAACACCGGCTACCTCGACGAGGCGGTGCCCGTGGTGCGCGCCTTCACCGACGCGTTCGCCGGGTACGACTACATCGTCACCCCGTCGGGCTCTTGTGCTGGTTCGGCGCGCCATCAGCACCGGATGGTCGCGCGACGCGCCGGTGAGCCGCGGCTGGCGGAGACCGGGCCGAAAACGTATGAGCTGAGCGAGTTTCTGGTCGACGTGCTGGGTGTGACGGATGTGGGTGCGTATTTCCCGCACCGCGTGACGTATCACCCGACGTGCCACTCGCTGCGCATGCTCGGCGTCGGCGACAAACCCTTGCAGCTGCTGCGCAACGTGCGCGGGCTCGACCTGGTGGAGCTCCCTGCCGCTGAAGAGTGCTGCGGGTTCGGCGGGACGTTCGCCGTGAAGAACGCCGAGACGTCCACCGCCATGGGCGCGGACAAGGCCCGCCACGTCCGCGACACGGACGCGGAGGTGCTCGTCGCGGGTGACAACTCGTGCCTGCTGCACATCGGCGGCCTGCTCTCGCGCGAACGCTCCGGCGTCCGCGTGCTGCACCTGGCCGACGTACTGGCCTCGACCGAGGAGGACGCGTGA
- a CDS encoding response regulator transcription factor — protein sequence MTVPRVVLAEDDVLLREGLASLLDRSGFAVAGQAGDAAALLDLVREHRPDLVLVDVRMPPTHTVEGLEAARTIREELPEIGILVLSAHADVDHAMELLAGGRGIGYLLKSRVADVGEFLDTLRRIAKGGSVVEPALVRELVEARHRNDPLAALSAREREVLGLMAEGRSNGGIARRLWVTEGTVEKHVRSVLAKLDLPETTDDHRRVLAVLAYLDNR from the coding sequence ATGACGGTGCCACGAGTGGTCCTGGCCGAGGACGACGTGCTGCTGCGCGAGGGCCTGGCCAGCCTCCTCGACCGCTCGGGGTTCGCCGTGGCCGGTCAGGCGGGCGACGCGGCCGCGCTGCTCGACCTCGTGCGGGAGCACCGGCCCGACCTGGTCCTGGTCGACGTCCGGATGCCCCCGACCCACACCGTCGAGGGGCTCGAGGCCGCGCGGACCATCCGTGAGGAGCTGCCCGAGATCGGCATCCTGGTGCTCTCGGCCCACGCCGACGTCGACCACGCGATGGAGCTGCTGGCCGGCGGCCGCGGCATCGGGTACCTGCTCAAGAGCCGGGTCGCCGACGTGGGGGAGTTCCTCGACACGCTCCGGCGGATCGCCAAGGGCGGCTCGGTCGTCGAGCCTGCGCTGGTGCGGGAGCTCGTCGAGGCCCGCCACCGCAACGACCCGCTGGCCGCGCTGAGCGCCCGTGAACGTGAGGTGCTGGGCCTGATGGCCGAGGGCCGCTCCAACGGCGGGATCGCGCGCCGGCTCTGGGTCACGGAAGGGACCGTGGAGAAGCACGTACGCAGCGTGCTGGCCAAGCTGGACCTGCCGGAGACCACCGACGACCATCGCCGCGTGCTGGCGGTGCTGGCTTACCTCGACAACCGCTAG
- a CDS encoding LUD domain-containing protein, producing MSARDEILAAVRGALRDADRAEAPVPRGYRSAPSPADVVALFAERVVDYRATLSRCTPADLADTVRAALGPAENILVPDGFPVGLGGAADADDLDSCDAVVTTAAVGIARTGTLVLDHGPGQGRRALSLVPDVHVCVVREDQIVPGVPEAVALLDPDRPQTWISGPSATSDIELNRVEGVHGPRTLHVVLVGS from the coding sequence ATGAGCGCGCGCGACGAGATCCTCGCGGCCGTCCGCGGCGCTCTGCGGGACGCCGACCGCGCCGAGGCACCCGTGCCGAGGGGCTACCGCAGCGCACCATCGCCCGCGGACGTGGTTGCCCTCTTCGCCGAACGCGTGGTCGACTACCGCGCCACTCTCAGCCGGTGCACGCCGGCCGACCTGGCCGACACCGTCCGCGCCGCGCTGGGTCCGGCTGAAAACATCCTGGTCCCCGACGGCTTCCCGGTCGGCCTCGGCGGGGCAGCCGACGCCGACGACCTCGACTCCTGCGACGCCGTGGTCACCACCGCGGCCGTCGGGATCGCGCGCACCGGCACGCTCGTGCTCGACCACGGCCCGGGCCAGGGCCGTCGCGCGCTCAGCCTGGTTCCCGACGTGCACGTGTGCGTCGTCCGCGAGGACCAGATCGTGCCGGGAGTACCCGAGGCGGTCGCGCTGCTGGACCCGGACCGGCCGCAGACGTGGATCAGCGGGCCCAGCGCCACGAGCGACATCGAGCTGAACCGTGTCGAAGGCGTGCACGGGCCGCGGACCCTGCACGTGGTGCTCGTCGGTTCGTGA
- a CDS encoding lactate utilization protein B → MPAFPAAAREALADSQLRRNLAHATSTIRAKRAAVVGEVDEWEELRLAGAAIKDNTLRHLDEHLLTLEAALQSRGATVHWARDATEACDIVARIAHGHGVGEVVKVKSMATQEIGLNEALAAQGITAWETDLAELIVQLGDDLPSHILVPAIHRNRAEIREIFRREMAAVGRPAPADLTDDPAELAGAARLHLREKFLRARMAVSGANFAVADTGTLVVVESEGNGRMCLTLPEVLVSVVGIEKIVPTWSDLDVFLQLLPRSGTGERMNPYTSTWSGITPGDGPQEMHVVLLDNGRTRALADEVGRQALRCIRCSACLNVCPVYERTGGHAYGSVYPGPIGAILNPLLKGVGVDEQTDSLPYASSLCGACFEACPVRIDIPEVLVHLRSQVVDAHRGGAPKPEAVAMKSAAWVLSDERRLTLAERGMGAAGKALNRFGRAVLPGGRRAVRRLPWPASLWTGARDLPAPPPESFRAWWRRTGRR, encoded by the coding sequence ATGCCCGCGTTTCCGGCGGCCGCGCGCGAGGCGCTGGCCGACAGCCAGCTGCGCCGCAACCTCGCCCACGCCACCAGCACGATCCGAGCCAAACGCGCGGCCGTGGTCGGGGAGGTGGACGAATGGGAGGAGCTGCGCCTCGCGGGCGCCGCGATCAAGGACAACACCCTGCGGCACCTCGACGAGCACCTGCTGACGCTGGAAGCGGCGTTGCAGTCCCGCGGCGCGACCGTGCACTGGGCCCGTGACGCGACCGAAGCGTGCGACATCGTCGCGCGGATCGCCCACGGCCACGGCGTCGGTGAGGTCGTGAAGGTCAAGTCGATGGCCACGCAGGAGATCGGCCTCAACGAGGCGCTCGCCGCCCAGGGCATCACGGCGTGGGAGACCGACCTGGCCGAGCTGATCGTGCAGCTCGGCGACGATCTGCCCAGCCACATCCTGGTGCCCGCGATCCATCGCAACCGCGCGGAGATCCGCGAGATCTTCCGCCGTGAGATGGCCGCGGTCGGCCGTCCCGCACCGGCCGACTTGACCGACGATCCGGCCGAGCTCGCGGGCGCCGCGCGGCTGCATCTGCGCGAGAAGTTCCTGCGCGCCAGGATGGCCGTGTCCGGCGCGAACTTCGCGGTCGCCGACACCGGCACGCTGGTCGTCGTCGAGTCCGAGGGCAACGGCCGCATGTGCCTGACGCTGCCCGAGGTGCTGGTTTCCGTGGTCGGCATCGAAAAGATCGTGCCAACCTGGTCCGACCTGGACGTGTTCCTCCAGCTGCTGCCACGCTCCGGCACCGGGGAACGCATGAACCCCTACACCTCCACCTGGTCGGGGATCACGCCCGGAGACGGGCCGCAGGAGATGCATGTGGTGCTGCTGGACAACGGCCGCACGCGAGCCCTGGCCGACGAGGTGGGGCGGCAGGCGCTGCGGTGCATCCGGTGCTCGGCGTGCCTCAACGTGTGCCCGGTCTACGAGCGCACCGGCGGCCACGCCTACGGCTCGGTGTACCCGGGCCCGATCGGTGCGATCCTCAACCCGCTGCTCAAGGGCGTCGGCGTCGACGAGCAAACCGACTCGCTGCCGTACGCCTCCAGCCTGTGCGGCGCCTGCTTCGAAGCGTGCCCGGTCCGCATCGACATCCCCGAAGTGCTCGTCCACCTGCGCTCCCAGGTCGTGGACGCGCATCGCGGCGGGGCGCCGAAACCCGAAGCGGTGGCGATGAAATCCGCGGCCTGGGTCCTGTCCGACGAGCGGCGGCTCACCCTCGCCGAACGCGGGATGGGTGCGGCGGGCAAGGCGTTGAACCGCTTCGGCCGCGCCGTGTTGCCCGGCGGCCGACGCGCCGTGCGCCGGCTGCCCTGGCCCGCCTCGCTGTGGACCGGCGCCCGCGACCTGCCCGCACCACCGCCGGAGTCCTTCCGCGCGTGGTGGCGCCGGACGGGCCGCCGATGA
- a CDS encoding bifunctional aldolase/short-chain dehydrogenase has translation MTVPEELIARSNALGADPRNTNYAGGNTSAKGEVLDPVTAKPVELLWVKGSGGDLGTLTEAGLAVLRLDRLRALVDVYPGVEREDEMVAAFDYCLHGRGGAAPSIDTAMHGLVEAAHVDHLHPDSGIALATAADGAALTKECFGDRVAWVDWRRPGFQLGLDIAAVKEANPQAIGVILGGHGITAWGATSEESRRNSLEIIRTAEKFLAERGKAEPFGMVVPGFEGLPEDERRARAAALAPLIRGLASTDQRQVGHYTDADVVLEFLSREKLGRLAALGTSCPDHFLRTKVRPLVVDLPATAPLEDVVARLKELHAEYRESYRAYYERYATEDSPAMRGADPAIVLVPGVGMFSFGKDKQTARVAGEFYVNAINVMRGAEAVSTYAPIAESEKFRIEYWALEEAKLKRLPKPKPLAGRIALVTGAGSGIGRAIAERLAAEGACVAIADLNAEAAAEVATGIGGADKAVAVTANVTEPAAVAAAIDATVLAFGGIDLVVNNAGLSISKPLLETTERDWDLQHDVMAKGSFLVSQAAARAMIAQGLGGDVVYISSKNAVFAGPNNVAYGAAKADQAHQVRLLAAELGEHGIRVNGINPDGVVRGSGIFAGGWGAQRAAVYGVPEEKLGEFYAQRTILKREVLPAHVAAAVFALTGGDLTHTTGLHIPVDAGVAAAFLR, from the coding sequence ATGACCGTGCCCGAGGAGCTCATCGCCCGCAGCAACGCGCTGGGCGCCGATCCGCGGAACACGAACTACGCCGGCGGCAACACCTCCGCGAAGGGCGAGGTGCTCGACCCGGTCACCGCCAAGCCCGTCGAACTGTTGTGGGTCAAGGGTTCCGGCGGTGACCTGGGCACGTTGACGGAGGCTGGGCTCGCCGTGCTGCGGCTCGACCGGCTGCGCGCACTCGTCGACGTCTACCCGGGTGTCGAGCGCGAGGACGAGATGGTCGCCGCGTTCGACTACTGCCTGCACGGGCGCGGCGGGGCGGCGCCGTCGATCGACACCGCGATGCACGGCCTGGTCGAGGCGGCGCACGTGGACCACCTGCACCCGGACTCGGGCATCGCCCTGGCCACGGCGGCCGACGGTGCCGCGTTGACCAAGGAGTGCTTCGGCGACCGCGTCGCGTGGGTGGACTGGCGCCGGCCCGGGTTCCAGCTCGGCCTGGACATCGCGGCGGTGAAGGAGGCCAATCCGCAGGCGATCGGCGTGATCCTCGGGGGCCACGGGATCACCGCGTGGGGCGCGACTTCCGAGGAGAGCCGGCGCAACTCGCTGGAGATCATCCGCACCGCGGAGAAGTTTCTCGCCGAACGCGGCAAAGCCGAGCCGTTCGGCATGGTCGTCCCCGGTTTCGAGGGGTTGCCGGAGGATGAGCGCCGCGCACGGGCCGCGGCGCTGGCGCCGCTGATCCGTGGACTCGCGTCCACGGATCAGCGGCAGGTCGGCCACTACACCGATGCCGACGTGGTGCTGGAGTTCCTCTCGCGGGAGAAGCTCGGGCGGCTTGCCGCGCTGGGTACGTCGTGCCCGGACCACTTCCTGCGCACCAAGGTCCGGCCGCTGGTGGTCGATCTGCCCGCGACCGCGCCGCTGGAGGACGTCGTCGCGCGGCTGAAGGAGCTGCACGCCGAGTACCGCGAGTCCTACCGCGCCTACTACGAGCGGTACGCCACTGAGGATTCGCCGGCCATGCGCGGTGCCGACCCGGCCATCGTGCTGGTGCCCGGCGTCGGCATGTTCTCCTTCGGCAAGGACAAGCAGACCGCGCGCGTGGCGGGGGAGTTCTACGTCAACGCGATCAACGTGATGCGCGGCGCGGAAGCCGTGTCGACGTATGCGCCGATCGCGGAGAGCGAGAAGTTCCGGATCGAGTACTGGGCGCTCGAGGAGGCCAAGCTCAAGCGCCTGCCCAAGCCCAAGCCGCTGGCCGGGCGGATCGCGCTGGTCACCGGCGCGGGCTCGGGCATCGGGCGCGCGATTGCCGAACGGCTCGCGGCCGAAGGCGCCTGCGTCGCGATCGCGGACTTGAACGCGGAAGCCGCGGCGGAGGTCGCCACCGGGATCGGCGGGGCGGACAAGGCGGTCGCGGTAACTGCGAACGTCACCGAGCCAGCGGCGGTGGCTGCAGCGATCGACGCCACGGTGCTGGCGTTCGGCGGCATCGACCTGGTCGTGAACAACGCGGGCCTTTCGATCTCGAAGCCCCTGCTGGAGACCACGGAACGCGACTGGGACCTGCAGCACGACGTGATGGCCAAGGGTTCGTTCCTGGTCTCGCAGGCCGCGGCGAGGGCGATGATCGCCCAGGGCCTTGGTGGGGACGTCGTGTACATCTCGTCGAAGAACGCGGTGTTCGCGGGCCCCAACAACGTGGCCTACGGCGCGGCGAAAGCCGACCAGGCACACCAGGTCCGGTTGCTCGCGGCCGAGCTCGGCGAGCACGGCATCCGCGTCAACGGCATCAACCCCGACGGCGTCGTGCGCGGCTCCGGCATCTTCGCTGGCGGCTGGGGCGCGCAGCGCGCGGCGGTCTACGGGGTGCCGGAGGAGAAGCTCGGCGAGTTCTACGCCCAGCGCACGATCCTCAAGCGGGAGGTGCTGCCCGCACACGTCGCCGCCGCGGTGTTCGCGCTGACCGGCGGCGACCTCACCCACACCACCGGCCTGCACATCCCGGTCGACGCCGGGGTGGCCGCGGCCTTCCTCCGCTAG
- a CDS encoding response regulator encodes MRCLIVDDSPGFLAAARRLLEREGVTVAGVARGGAEALRSVDELRPDVVLVDIDLGGESGLDLVGRLARTDAGGSSRIIVISTHAEEDYRDVIAEGPAVGFLPKAILSARAIQGLLGTTG; translated from the coding sequence GTGCGGTGCCTGATCGTCGACGACAGTCCGGGTTTCCTGGCCGCGGCTCGTCGGTTGCTGGAGCGTGAGGGAGTCACGGTCGCAGGGGTGGCCCGGGGCGGAGCGGAAGCGTTGCGGTCCGTCGATGAGCTACGCCCCGACGTCGTGCTGGTCGACATCGACCTGGGCGGCGAGAGCGGTCTCGACCTGGTCGGGCGCCTGGCGCGCACGGACGCCGGCGGCTCGTCGCGCATCATCGTGATCTCGACCCACGCGGAAGAGGACTACCGCGACGTGATCGCCGAGGGTCCCGCGGTCGGGTTCCTGCCCAAGGCCATCCTGTCGGCGCGGGCGATCCAGGGCCTGCTCGGCACGACCGGCTAG
- a CDS encoding L-fucose/L-arabinose isomerase family protein, with protein MTDTLARSVPSGLDRITPRRTRVGLVAGGLGAYWPQFPDLLPQLQASARRVAERLSGLDCEVVDAGFISDAAEGAAAAEKLRVADCDLIIGFLTTYLTSSMLVPIAQRSGSPVLLLNLQPTEAMDHASFDTGAWLAYCGACPLPEMANAFRRVGVEFRSVSGYLEDERAWVKIARWIKAAGVRAAFRHGRHGLLGHLYPGMMDVATDPTLVSAQLGGHVEILEVDDLRVRVEQVTDAETAARMALAREVFTVDDSVVDEDFAWGAKLSVALDRLVGDFGLDSLAYYHRGLDGETHERVGAGFILGASLLTARGVPTVGEYELRASLAMLLLDRLGAGGSFTELQALNFRDNVVEMGHDGPAHLAISARKPLLRGLGVYHGKRGWGVSVEFDVQHGPVTLCGLGQLRDGTFVLVASEGEVVPGPLLQIGNTTSRVDFGCDPGEWTDAWSATGVNHHWALGTGHRVAELKAVADLLGLELTVVSG; from the coding sequence ATGACCGACACGCTCGCGCGGTCCGTCCCGTCCGGACTGGACCGCATCACCCCGCGCCGCACCCGCGTCGGCCTCGTCGCCGGCGGGCTCGGCGCGTACTGGCCGCAGTTCCCCGACCTGCTGCCGCAGTTGCAGGCCTCGGCGCGCCGGGTCGCCGAGCGTCTGTCGGGACTGGACTGCGAAGTGGTCGACGCCGGGTTCATCTCCGACGCGGCCGAAGGCGCGGCCGCCGCGGAGAAGCTGCGGGTGGCCGACTGCGACCTGATCATCGGCTTCCTGACCACGTACTTGACGTCGAGCATGCTGGTGCCGATCGCGCAGCGTTCGGGCTCGCCGGTGCTGCTGCTGAACTTGCAGCCCACCGAGGCGATGGACCACGCGTCCTTCGACACGGGCGCGTGGCTGGCCTACTGCGGGGCTTGCCCGCTGCCGGAGATGGCCAACGCGTTCCGCCGCGTCGGCGTCGAGTTCCGCTCGGTGTCCGGGTACCTGGAAGACGAGCGGGCCTGGGTGAAGATCGCACGGTGGATCAAGGCGGCCGGCGTGCGCGCGGCGTTCCGGCACGGCCGCCACGGCCTGCTCGGGCACCTTTACCCGGGGATGATGGACGTGGCCACCGATCCGACGCTGGTGTCGGCTCAGCTCGGCGGGCACGTCGAGATCCTGGAGGTCGACGACCTGCGCGTGCGCGTGGAGCAGGTCACCGACGCCGAGACGGCGGCCCGGATGGCGCTCGCACGCGAAGTGTTCACTGTGGACGATTCGGTCGTCGACGAGGATTTCGCCTGGGGCGCCAAGCTTTCGGTGGCGCTGGACCGCCTGGTCGGGGACTTCGGGCTGGACTCGCTCGCGTACTACCACCGCGGGCTCGACGGCGAGACCCACGAGCGCGTCGGGGCGGGGTTCATCCTCGGCGCGTCGCTGCTCACGGCCCGCGGAGTGCCCACGGTCGGCGAGTACGAGCTGCGGGCGTCACTGGCGATGCTGCTGCTGGACCGGCTCGGTGCCGGTGGTTCGTTCACCGAGCTGCAGGCGCTGAACTTTCGTGACAACGTGGTGGAGATGGGCCACGACGGCCCGGCGCACCTGGCGATCAGCGCGCGCAAGCCGCTGCTGCGCGGGCTCGGCGTCTACCACGGTAAGCGGGGCTGGGGTGTGTCCGTCGAGTTCGACGTGCAGCACGGCCCGGTGACGCTGTGCGGCCTCGGCCAGCTGCGCGACGGCACGTTCGTGCTCGTCGCGTCGGAAGGCGAGGTCGTGCCCGGGCCGCTGTTGCAGATCGGGAACACGACCTCGCGGGTGGACTTCGGTTGCGACCCCGGCGAGTGGACCGACGCGTGGTCGGCCACCGGGGTGAACCACCACTGGGCGCTGGGGACCGGTCACCGCGTCGCCGAGCTGAAGGCGGTGGCGGACCTGCTGGGACTCGAGCTGACCGTGGTGTCCGGCTGA
- a CDS encoding rhamnulokinase family protein, with product MRVAAVDLGATSGRVMAGTVGPGRLELEEVRRFPNGGVRVANATGSTLHWDVLGLYREVLAGLGDAGEVTGVGIDSWAVDYGLLGADGRLLGNPVHYRDSRTDGVAEFVHRTIPAPELFAVTGLQELPFNTLYQLVSEGDRLAAAEKMLLIPDLLGYWLTGSVGAECTNASTTQLYDVRERTWAAGLAERAGIPARLLPPLREPGERIGTLLPALAEELGKPELPVVAVGSHDTASAVVAVPAEPGTNFAYISSGTWSLVGLELDEPQLGASALAANFTNETGVDGKIRFLRNVMGLWVLTETLRTWAAHGEPADLATVLAEAAAAPALAAVVDIDAPEFLPPGDMPARIAAACRETGQRPPESRGELVRCIVDSLALAYRRAVRQAAQVTGRPVDVVHLVGGGARNELLCRLTADACGVPVLAGPVEAAALGNVLVQARALGAGLPDLAAMRRLIRETQPLRRYQPGGGNWTAAEARLSGAGVVA from the coding sequence ATGCGCGTGGCCGCCGTCGACCTCGGTGCCACCAGCGGCCGGGTGATGGCCGGGACGGTCGGGCCCGGGCGGCTCGAACTGGAAGAAGTGCGGCGGTTTCCGAACGGCGGCGTCCGGGTCGCGAACGCCACCGGCTCCACGCTGCACTGGGACGTGCTCGGGCTGTACCGCGAGGTGCTGGCCGGGCTCGGCGACGCCGGCGAGGTGACGGGTGTCGGCATCGACTCGTGGGCTGTCGACTACGGGCTGCTCGGCGCCGACGGCCGGCTGCTCGGCAACCCCGTGCACTACCGCGACTCCCGCACCGACGGCGTGGCGGAGTTCGTGCACCGGACGATCCCCGCGCCGGAGCTGTTCGCCGTCACCGGGCTGCAGGAGCTGCCGTTCAACACGCTCTACCAGCTGGTGTCCGAAGGCGACCGGCTCGCGGCGGCAGAGAAGATGCTGCTGATCCCGGACCTGCTGGGCTACTGGCTCACCGGGAGCGTCGGCGCGGAGTGCACCAACGCGTCGACCACGCAGCTCTACGACGTGCGCGAGCGGACCTGGGCGGCCGGCCTCGCCGAGCGGGCCGGCATTCCGGCGCGGCTGCTGCCTCCGCTGCGCGAGCCGGGGGAGCGAATCGGGACGCTGCTGCCGGCGCTGGCCGAAGAGCTCGGGAAACCGGAGCTGCCGGTGGTCGCCGTCGGTTCGCACGACACGGCGTCGGCGGTGGTGGCGGTGCCGGCCGAGCCCGGCACGAACTTCGCCTACATCTCCTCCGGCACGTGGTCGCTGGTCGGGCTGGAGCTCGACGAACCGCAGCTCGGCGCCTCGGCGCTGGCGGCCAACTTCACCAACGAGACCGGCGTCGACGGCAAGATCCGCTTCCTGCGCAACGTGATGGGCCTGTGGGTGCTCACCGAAACCCTGCGGACCTGGGCCGCGCACGGCGAGCCCGCGGACCTGGCGACAGTGCTCGCGGAGGCGGCCGCCGCACCCGCGCTGGCGGCCGTCGTGGACATCGACGCACCCGAGTTCCTCCCGCCCGGCGACATGCCCGCGCGCATCGCCGCCGCCTGCCGCGAAACCGGGCAGCGGCCGCCGGAAAGCCGGGGCGAGCTCGTGCGGTGCATTGTGGACAGTCTCGCGCTCGCGTACCGGCGCGCGGTCCGGCAGGCCGCGCAGGTCACGGGCCGGCCGGTCGACGTGGTGCACCTCGTCGGCGGCGGGGCCCGCAACGAGCTTTTGTGCCGGCTGACGGCCGACGCGTGCGGCGTGCCGGTGCTGGCCGGGCCGGTCGAGGCGGCGGCGCTGGGCAACGTCCTCGTACAGGCGCGGGCCCTCGGTGCCGGCCTGCCGGACCTCGCGGCCATGCGTAGGCTGATCCGCGAAACCCAGCCGCTGCGGCGTTACCAGCCGGGCGGCGGGAACTGGACCGCCGCCGAGGCGCGGCTGAGCGGGGCGGGAGTGGTGGCGTGA